GCCTgtaagaacaaaaattatatatttttttctaaatatccaTACTGTAATATTATGGTTTTAAGCATTTCCTCATAATTCCTTCTTGCTCATCAGTAATTATATGTCTAATTGTCACAAAATTTATTACCACATAATTACAGAGCTTTCGTTTCAATAATTCACTTTTACATGTGTTCACTTTGTATATATGGCAGATGAAAAAGTTCTTTCAGTGCAAAAACcattatcaaaaaatcaaatatttactCACAAAGAAAtcgaaaattttatatttgatgaatggttaataaaaaaatatatttgatgaaTCATTAATGAAATTGATTATGAAGGATTAATGCTCAGAGAAGGTGTGTGGTATGTTACAAACACAAAATTCGAAAAGATTCAAGATATGAATGTGTAGAATGTGATGCAGGACTTTGTGCAGCTCCATGCTCCGCAGAATATCaaacaaaaagtgaatattgaatatatttttaaaattttgtgtttaaatagtgtgattaaatattcttaaaaaaataaaaacattttgttgtgcttaatagtgttgaaaatagtaaaaaaactttttataatttgttaataaaaaaacactgtttttcaaaaacacGGGGTATTTAGAGAccatttcacaaaaaaaagcTGGACTGATAGCGaccgtaatttaaaaaaacacaggGCTGTTAAAGGgttaaggaccttttttttttttattcattttttcaaaattatttatttcaaagattATTGGGGGGAGGGGGGCAAATGCCCTTGCTGTCCCCCTGGTTGCTACGGGCCTAAGATGTACATACATTTACTGACAAATAGGTACTGGTACAAATAAATGTACATACATCTACTTACAAAGAAATATTGGCACAATTAAAttagtacatacattgactgacaaataaaGATTGGTGTATTTTTTGTGTAATTAAATGTATATGCATCAAGTGACAAATAAAGATTGATACAATTAAATGTACATGGTTttggtcagggttagggtcacaGATCAATCAATGTGTGaccatttttacatttttaaacagttttgctTTAAAGTGTCGATAGAAACCAggctttttaaaagttattgaaaagaaatttaatcAAAACAGAATATGAAAAAGATggcgaatattagcgtttttagtttaattttttaaagttaaataccAACTTAAAGTACTTTCCTCAAATTTTTAGAcgaatgtttttatataattctgtAGAATtagtaaatgtatttatataatatttgtataaataatataataagtatataataatataatatataataataaatataaataatatattatataattgtttttatataattctgaATCAGTATAATGTATTCTATCAAGCAAAAAAGCAGGGGGGGGGTGAAGTTGAGTAGTGTCaatagttctagaaaaaatgagaaaaaatgaaaaaagttataaagctCTAAATTAGTCCATTTTGATCACTTGTAAATCGAGGGAGACCACTATGTTGTGTTAAAACGCTATAATTTCTAAACCGTTGTACTTGGAAGTCTGAAGTTCcaaattaaacttttctacATAATGCACATTATAATatgttaaaaccaaaaaaagtcaGAGATAGTTTCCTACAGACCATtggttaaaatataataacctgacctataaaaatagaatattaaaatacttttgatattaAGTTAATATGTTCATTATGTTCACTTTAtcgtacatttttttaatacttcaacaaaatttaagctaatattataagatatttttCAATAGATTTAGCAACTAGCTACTCAAAGAAAATTTCAGATGttcttaacaaaaatatgacttttgtataattaaaaaaaaaaaaatttattattttaaaatgtattatttattaaaaactatttaatttacagatgttttttgaagtttttataattaaaactagttattttattatttcaaatgtattattgtattattaactttttaatttatagataaTATGGTTGGAGCGATTCAAACACCAACCAGAAAGCAAAAAACTCCTATTCCCTTTCGCAAACTAAATTTTCCCCCAAATGACATCCCGATTTTGCGCTACCCAAAAGATAACAAAATTCCTTCGGCTGAAATTTCTGAATCATATATTTCAAGTAATTGTCATAATGTTGTTCACCAAAAAAATATTCGACAACGGTTTTCCCCTTCATTCTTGCTGTTGCGCAAGAAAAAGCATCCTTTGGTTAACAATTGTGATTTAAATGGAATTATTAAAGAAGAAGATATGACTGAGATTGTTTGTTATAAGGATGTTGCAGAACATGAATCAACTAAATCAATAACGATGAGTCAACTTGATGATACAAATCTTCATGTGATGGATTTAGAAGCATGTGAAAGAGAATATAAGGCAAGAATGGAGTATATAATGAAAAACTATCGACACCCACCACCCTATCAaagtaaaaagcaaaataaaccCAAAATTCCAGCAGCTGATACCCCTTTAATCAGTAAATTGCTAAAGGAAACACAACTAAAAGACAATACTAGTATGAATAATTACTGGCAATCCAATTTAACATTAGACAATGATATTCCGCAAGTTAAAAAGAAGTTATCTGTTAGTGATAAACTGGTAAAAAGAACCAGAGAGCAAATTAATTTAGCtcataacaataacaataataataataattattttaacaataatatcaaccaagtttcttattttaatgttG
The nucleotide sequence above comes from Hydra vulgaris chromosome 09, alternate assembly HydraT2T_AEP. Encoded proteins:
- the LOC101240885 gene encoding uncharacterized protein PF13_0277 isoform X2; this encodes MFKKKDIIKTINSDIPARFVKKDGVAEDNMVGAIQTPTRKQKTPIPFRKLNFPPNDIPILRYPKDNKIPSAEISESYISSNCHNVVHQKNIRQRFSPSFLLLRKKKHPLVNNCDLNGIIKEEDMTEIVCYKDVAEHESTKSITMSQLDDTNLHVMDLEACEREYKARMEYIMKNYRHPPPYQSKKQNKPKIPAADTPLISKLLKETQLKDNTSMNNYWQSNLTLDNDIPQVKKKLSVSDKLVKRTREQINLAHNNNNNNNNYFNNNINQVSYFNVVDNMQRFSKDRDTMSAVYGDQYNHNEATMRGCSSVPNLSIQYENSLESIMNAQRVQQPRAHLEPGELELLISHYRKSSLDILAPDTANNYFTPDSTKNYFTPYFKESPSYVPPSAYLNAEIPDWLQVYAKASPDLDKYLKWEMFRYPELDCWQTMLKRLYRKEVEQVVLWYEEYRIALQQEVERRSISFKKTHV